Proteins from a genomic interval of Watersipora subatra chromosome 10, tzWatSuba1.1, whole genome shotgun sequence:
- the LOC137407212 gene encoding uncharacterized protein: MPDNKAMANLSEFDNSTSVESYLERLEIYFAVNKVTGDSRQHMLLMGLKGYQYDTIRDLAAPQKPKDLTYSGLVDLVCKHFGTSKHWLVERLSFREMRQNSGENLNEYVSRLKRTARQCEFASSLDVNLVEQFLRAMRDTMLRSKLIALEESKLTDICVLLQEANAKVVIEQITLPDVKSEMNAVKRNCFSKGQAICGDCGLEQRINHKCPAKGPTRFKCGGNGHLAKAPTCPKNNIRAVEKAQKLFDYEDDDSLF; the protein is encoded by the coding sequence ATGCCGGATAATAAAGCCATGGCTAATTTGTCAGAATTTGACAACTCTACGAGTGTTGAGTCATATTTGGAGCGGTTGGAGATATATTTTGCTGTGAACAAGGTTACGGGAGACTCTCGTCAGCACATGCTGCTCATGGgcttgaaaggctatcaatacGATACAATACGAGATCTGGCAGCCCCACAGAAGCCTAAGGATTTGACATACAGTGGCCTAGTTGACCTTGTATGCAAGCACTTTGGTACGTCAAAGCACTGGCTGGTGGAACGACTTTCATTCAGAGAGATGAGACAGAATTCGGGTGAGAATCTCAATGAATATGTCAGCCGCTTGAAAAGGACAGCTCGCCAATGTGAGTTTGCCAGTAGTCTAGACGTCAACCTAGTGGAACAATTTCTACGTGCCATGCGGGACACAATGCTGAGGTCAAAGCTGATCGCACTTGAGGAATCAAAGCTAACTGATATTTGTGTGTTATTGCAAGAAGCAAATGCCAAGGTCGTTATAGAGCAGATTACACTTCCAGATGTGAAATCTGAAATGAATGCAGTCAAGAGGAATTGTTTCAGCAAGGGACAAGCAATCTGTGGTGATTGTGGTTTAGAGCAACGGATTAACCACAAGTGCCCAGCAAAAGGGCCCACACGTTTTAAATGTGGGGGCAACGGTCATTTAGCAAAAGCCCCTACCTGCCCAAAGAATAACATCAGAGCTGTTGAGAAGGCACAGAAATTATTTGACTACGAGGACGACGATTCCCTGTTTTAA
- the LOC137405864 gene encoding uncharacterized protein gives MTGHHTKSLPIVLKPIILAIIILNLIRPSVSLLSLFGDHFASYVRSLKVKILKSLYELLLLNIPLLTIRLYLAVHRIEPASVFLVKNIVSIIFGLIEIYDCTYDIYSEAYNSNTLSDVNVKDSISSEHEKLKTEKQNESEE, from the exons ATGACTGGACACCATACA AAGAGTCTCCCCATAGTTCTGAAGCCAATTATTCTGGCTATTATAATCCTCAATCTGATTCGACCATCTGTCTCTCTACTCAGCCTCTTTGGGGACCATTTTGCAAGCTATGTCAGATCACTGAAGGTGAAGATATTGAAGTCTCTTTATG AACTGCTGCTTCTAAATATCCCCCTACTGACTATCAGACTCTACTTGGCTGTCCATCGTATTGAACCCGCTTCAGTGTTCCTTGTCAAGAATATCGTTAGTATTATCTTTGGTCTCATTGAGATATACGACTGCACCTACGACATTTATAGTGAAGCTTATAATAGCAATACGCTCTCCGATGTGAATGTCAAGGACAGCATAAGCAGCGAGCATGAGAAGCTGAAAACAGAGAAACAGAACGAGAGTGAGGAATGA